A window of Alphaproteobacteria bacterium genomic DNA:
TCGCACGGACCCGGCTTTGCCTCAACCCGCCGCAGGCCGCATTGGCCGCGCCGCTGATCAACGGCGATCGAGGCGCAGCTCGATGGACGGCTCAGTCAAGCCGGTTGCGAGGCAGAAGCGGTCGGCGCGGCCGATCTCGACGAAGCCCAGCTTGCCGAGCACGCGAGCCGATGCCGGGTTGCCGGCGAAATGGCCCGCGGTGATCGATGTGAAGCCCCCGACTGCGAAGCCGTAGTCGAGGATCGCACCCGTCGCCTCCGTGGCGAGGCCCCGTCCCCAAAGCGCCGGGGCCAAGTAGTAGCCGAGCTCCGCCACGTCGCCGTCGTCGGTGGGCGTGAGGCCGGCCATGCCCACCAACCGCGCCGAGGAGCGCAGCGCAAGCGCCCAGACCAGCTCGCGCGGCACGATCTCGTCGAGGAAGAAGCGCGCATCGGCCTCGCCGTAGGGATGTGGAATGCGCGCCAGCTGCCGCGCGACCCTGAGGTCGCCGACGATGTCGATGATCGCCGGAATGTCCCCGTCGCTGGGCTGGCGCAGCACGAGTCGCCCGGTCGTCAGCACGGGCCGTTCGCCGGCAAAACGCGTCGCGTCGACCATCCCTTCCCCATTTGCATGCCGCGACGCTATGCTGGCACGCAGCAAGGAGAGTTCATATGCCGCATGACGTGTTGGACGCGCTG
This region includes:
- a CDS encoding GNAT family N-acetyltransferase yields the protein MVDATRFAGERPVLTTGRLVLRQPSDGDIPAIIDIVGDLRVARQLARIPHPYGEADARFFLDEIVPRELVWALALRSSARLVGMAGLTPTDDGDVAELGYYLAPALWGRGLATEATGAILDYGFAVGGFTSITAGHFAGNPASARVLGKLGFVEIGRADRFCLATGLTEPSIELRLDRR